In Sphingomonas sp. SUN019, one genomic interval encodes:
- a CDS encoding acyl-CoA dehydrogenase family protein: protein MSHDFEDIRESVRRLCADFPGSYWQAKDRDRAYPGEFVAALTEAGFLSVLIPEEYGGSGLGLRAATAILEEVHRSGCNGGACHAQMYVMGTLLKHGSAAQKAMYLPKVATGELRLQAFGVTEPTSGTDTTRIRTFARRDGDDYVVSGQKIWISRAEHSDLMVLLVRTTAREDAARPADGMSVLLVDMREAIGNGLTIRPIRTMLNHATTELFFDDLRVPAANLIGEEGKGFRYILDGMNAERILIASECIGDGRFFIDRASAYASERSVFGRAIGENQGVQFPIARAHVQLSAASLMVDKAAAMFDVGEPCGTEANMAKMLASEASWYAADMCVQTHGGFGFAEEYDIERKFRETRLYRVAPISTNLILSHVATHALKLPKSF, encoded by the coding sequence ATGAGCCATGATTTCGAAGACATCCGCGAATCCGTGCGCCGGTTGTGCGCGGATTTCCCCGGTTCCTACTGGCAGGCCAAGGACCGCGACCGCGCCTATCCTGGCGAATTCGTCGCGGCGTTGACTGAGGCCGGGTTCCTGTCAGTGTTGATCCCGGAGGAATATGGCGGGTCGGGCCTTGGCCTGCGCGCCGCGACCGCGATCCTGGAGGAAGTCCACCGATCGGGTTGCAACGGCGGCGCGTGCCATGCGCAAATGTATGTGATGGGCACGCTGCTGAAACACGGATCGGCGGCGCAGAAGGCGATGTATCTGCCGAAGGTCGCGACCGGCGAACTCCGCCTGCAGGCGTTCGGCGTGACCGAACCGACCAGCGGCACCGACACCACGCGCATCCGCACCTTCGCGCGCCGGGACGGCGACGATTATGTCGTATCGGGACAGAAGATCTGGATCAGCCGCGCCGAACATTCCGACCTGATGGTGCTGCTGGTCCGCACCACTGCGCGGGAGGACGCCGCACGCCCCGCCGACGGGATGAGCGTGCTGCTGGTCGATATGCGCGAGGCGATCGGCAACGGGCTGACGATCCGCCCGATCCGCACGATGCTGAACCACGCGACGACCGAATTGTTCTTCGACGATCTGCGTGTGCCCGCCGCGAACCTGATCGGCGAGGAGGGCAAGGGGTTCCGCTACATCCTGGATGGGATGAATGCCGAACGCATCCTGATCGCGTCGGAATGTATCGGCGACGGGCGTTTCTTCATCGACCGCGCCAGCGCCTACGCCAGCGAGCGATCGGTGTTCGGCCGCGCGATCGGCGAGAATCAGGGCGTGCAATTCCCGATCGCGCGCGCGCACGTGCAATTGTCGGCCGCATCGCTGATGGTCGATAAGGCCGCGGCGATGTTCGACGTGGGCGAGCCCTGCGGCACCGAGGCTAACATGGCGAAGATGCTGGCATCCGAAGCGTCGTGGTACGCGGCCGACATGTGCGTCCAGACACACGGCGGGTTCGGCTTTGCGGAAGAGTACGACATCGAACGCAAGTTCCGCGAGACGCGGCTGTACCGGGTCGCGCCGATCAGCACGAACCTGATCCTCAGCCATGTAGCGACCCACGCGCTGAAGCTTCCGAAGTCATTCTGA
- a CDS encoding CaiB/BaiF CoA-transferase family protein, with translation MNKGPLDGILVVALEQAVAAPLCTLRLAEAGARVIKIERAEGDFARGYDSVVHGESAYFVWLNRGKESLVLDIKRPEDAALLAWLIAQADVFVQNLAPGATARAGLGSSDLRARHPRLITVDISGYGEDGPAAAMKAYDFLIQCETGLASITGGVNEAGRVGVSVADIACGMNAHAAVLQALYAREATGEGAGIAVSLFDSIADWMAVPLLHHDYAGRAPARAGLHHATIAPYGAYVCGDGRQVVLSIQNEREWRAFCAGVLGDAAIARDPRFADNSARCVNRPTLDAVIDAVFGTLDSTAVIARLAASGTAYASLNEVADLSAHPQLRRVEAGSPTGPVALPASPVRWAGSEAATPTVPAIGADSAAIRAEFALPE, from the coding sequence GTGAATAAAGGCCCTCTCGACGGCATTCTCGTCGTCGCGCTCGAACAGGCGGTCGCCGCGCCGCTCTGCACGTTGCGGCTGGCCGAGGCGGGTGCGCGCGTCATCAAGATCGAGCGCGCCGAGGGCGATTTCGCGCGCGGCTACGATTCGGTCGTGCATGGGGAGAGCGCGTATTTCGTGTGGCTCAACCGCGGCAAGGAGAGCCTGGTGCTCGACATCAAGCGTCCTGAGGACGCGGCGCTGCTGGCGTGGTTGATCGCCCAGGCCGATGTGTTCGTCCAGAACCTTGCCCCCGGCGCGACCGCGCGCGCGGGGCTGGGATCGAGCGACCTTCGCGCGCGCCACCCGCGCCTGATCACGGTCGATATCTCGGGCTATGGCGAGGACGGCCCGGCGGCGGCGATGAAGGCGTATGATTTCCTGATCCAATGCGAGACGGGGCTCGCGTCGATCACCGGGGGCGTGAACGAAGCGGGCCGGGTCGGCGTGTCGGTGGCGGACATCGCGTGCGGGATGAACGCGCACGCCGCGGTGCTGCAGGCGCTCTACGCGCGCGAAGCGACCGGCGAAGGCGCGGGGATTGCGGTGTCGCTGTTCGATTCGATCGCCGACTGGATGGCGGTCCCGCTGCTGCATCACGATTATGCCGGACGCGCCCCGGCGCGCGCCGGGCTGCATCACGCAACGATCGCGCCCTATGGCGCATATGTTTGCGGCGACGGGCGGCAGGTGGTGCTGTCGATCCAGAACGAGCGCGAATGGCGCGCGTTCTGCGCGGGCGTGCTGGGCGACGCCGCGATCGCGCGCGACCCGCGGTTTGCCGACAACAGCGCGCGCTGCGTCAACCGGCCCACGCTGGATGCGGTGATCGATGCGGTGTTCGGAACGCTCGATTCGACTGCGGTGATCGCGCGGCTGGCAGCGAGCGGCACGGCTTACGCGTCGCTCAACGAGGTCGCCGATCTCTCAGCCCACCCGCAATTGCGCCGGGTCGAGGCCGGGTCGCCGACCGGTCCGGTGGCGCTGCCCGCGTCGCCCGTCCGCTGGGCGGGAAGCGAAGCGGCTACGCCGACCGTCCCCGCGATCGGGGCCGACAGCGCCGCGATCCGCGCCGAGTTCGCGTTGCCCGAATAG
- a CDS encoding FAD-binding oxidoreductase, whose amino-acid sequence MSTSATAAPPVTGDISSDLIALLGPGRVETDLDKRTFFSTDMSRRGPAAAAVIRPDDAGQVAAAVKLCTTRGVVVIPRGGGFSYTGGYVPTQDDSVIVDLRGLDRIVEINADDMYVVVETGVTWRELYEALKEKGLRTPYFGPMSGYHATVGGAVSQGSFFLGSSQYGPVADSVLAIEVALADGTLLRTGSWGGAGDASPFFRSYGPDLTGLFLGDTGAFGFKTKAVLKLIPFPAHQGFASFAFTDEATAAAAVSAIARTGIAAECYLWDPYFVKVMASATTGLAEDLKFLAGVLRGGGSKTRGLFNAAKVAVAGKSVFDGDVFMLNLTVDDATRTGADARIALLKQIAADGGGREMPASAPMAMRGTPFTDFNTPERRRPLRNLPTHGLVPHSHLPALSREVRALLDDRRPAMQALGVEVGVIYFGVGVQAACLEPVFYWDDDQHFHHDRVAERTDLTGLGDSTTPDATTLVMDIRKELVEIFTRHGSAHVQIGKSYPWLATRSEPVAQMIAAMKTTLDPNARVNPGSLGLSTPG is encoded by the coding sequence ATGTCGACCAGCGCCACCGCAGCACCGCCCGTCACGGGCGACATCTCCAGCGATCTGATCGCGTTGCTTGGTCCGGGCCGGGTCGAAACCGACCTGGACAAACGGACTTTCTTTTCCACCGACATGAGCAGGCGTGGCCCCGCCGCCGCCGCGGTGATCCGCCCCGACGACGCCGGACAGGTCGCCGCCGCCGTAAAGCTGTGCACCACGCGCGGCGTCGTGGTGATCCCGCGCGGCGGCGGTTTCTCCTACACCGGCGGCTATGTGCCGACGCAGGACGACAGTGTGATCGTCGACCTGCGCGGACTCGACCGGATCGTCGAGATCAACGCCGACGACATGTACGTCGTCGTCGAAACCGGTGTCACGTGGCGGGAATTGTATGAGGCGCTGAAGGAAAAGGGCCTGCGCACGCCTTATTTCGGGCCGATGTCGGGGTACCACGCGACGGTCGGCGGCGCGGTGAGCCAGGGATCGTTCTTCCTCGGGTCGTCGCAATATGGCCCGGTCGCGGATTCGGTGCTGGCGATCGAGGTCGCGCTGGCCGACGGCACGTTGCTGCGCACCGGATCGTGGGGCGGCGCGGGTGACGCGTCGCCGTTCTTCCGCAGCTACGGCCCCGACCTGACCGGGCTGTTCCTCGGCGATACCGGCGCGTTCGGGTTCAAGACCAAGGCGGTGCTGAAGCTGATCCCGTTTCCCGCGCATCAGGGTTTCGCGAGCTTCGCCTTCACCGACGAAGCGACCGCCGCAGCCGCGGTTTCGGCGATCGCGCGCACCGGCATCGCGGCCGAATGCTACCTCTGGGATCCGTATTTCGTGAAGGTCATGGCGAGCGCCACGACGGGCCTGGCCGAAGATCTGAAGTTCCTCGCCGGGGTGCTGCGCGGGGGCGGATCGAAGACGCGCGGGTTGTTCAATGCGGCAAAGGTCGCGGTGGCGGGCAAGAGCGTGTTCGACGGCGACGTCTTCATGCTGAACCTGACCGTCGACGACGCCACGCGCACCGGGGCCGATGCGCGCATCGCGCTGCTGAAGCAGATCGCGGCGGACGGCGGCGGGCGCGAGATGCCCGCGTCCGCGCCGATGGCGATGCGCGGCACACCGTTCACCGATTTCAACACCCCCGAACGCCGCCGCCCGTTGCGCAACCTGCCGACACACGGCCTGGTCCCGCATTCGCACCTGCCCGCGCTCAGCCGCGAGGTGCGCGCGTTGCTCGACGATCGCCGCCCGGCGATGCAGGCGCTGGGGGTGGAGGTCGGGGTGATCTATTTCGGCGTCGGCGTGCAGGCGGCCTGTCTGGAACCGGTATTCTATTGGGACGACGATCAGCATTTCCATCACGATCGGGTCGCCGAACGCACCGATTTGACCGGGCTGGGCGACAGCACCACGCCCGATGCGACCACGCTGGTGATGGATATCCGCAAGGAACTGGTCGAAATCTTCACGCGCCACGGCAGCGCGCACGTCCAGATCGGCAAATCCTATCCGTGGCTCGCCACTCGCAGCGAACCCGTCGCGCAGATGATTGCCGCGATGAAGACGACGCTCGATCCGAACGCGCGGGTCAACCCCGGTTCGCTGGGGCTTTCCACACCCGGATAG
- a CDS encoding LysR family transcriptional regulator gives MRNHHVTRHGSEDAMEIQQLRHLIAAVEHRNLLKAADKSYISQSGLSRSLKSLEHRLGVPLLTRGPKGVEPTVYGLTVIRRAKVILNEVQRSIEEVRAIEHGRIGETTFGITQNYANYMMPELLASLHAERPGLHVTVVADGFLELVKKVKAEEIDFAFGLIGRIHHSDGLTIEPLMENRSRVVAGSHHPLAGKRDISIADLAGAEWAMLSSESVQRGFGLFFETRGLPVAPQMLKSNSIAMIRHVVCESDALTILPQEVVQPEIDAGALVALDCETPVERTRIGLIFRDGGLITPQAEVVVKRIRAVLAERAPVEELLEEAALQ, from the coding sequence TTGCGTAATCATCATGTCACGCGACATGGATCGGAGGATGCGATGGAAATCCAGCAGCTGCGCCATCTGATCGCCGCGGTCGAACACCGCAATCTGCTGAAGGCGGCGGACAAATCCTATATCTCGCAATCGGGCCTGAGCCGCAGTCTGAAAAGCCTGGAGCACCGGCTCGGCGTGCCGCTGTTGACGCGTGGTCCCAAGGGCGTCGAGCCGACGGTCTACGGCCTGACCGTGATCCGCCGCGCGAAGGTGATCCTGAACGAAGTCCAGCGATCGATCGAGGAGGTGCGCGCGATCGAACATGGCCGGATCGGCGAAACCACGTTCGGCATCACGCAGAATTACGCCAACTACATGATGCCCGAACTGCTCGCGTCGCTGCACGCCGAACGCCCCGGCCTACACGTCACCGTCGTCGCCGACGGGTTCCTGGAACTGGTCAAGAAGGTAAAGGCCGAGGAGATCGACTTCGCCTTCGGCCTGATCGGACGCATCCACCACAGCGACGGGCTGACGATCGAGCCGCTGATGGAGAACCGGTCGCGCGTCGTCGCGGGAAGCCATCATCCGCTGGCGGGGAAGCGCGACATCAGCATCGCCGATCTGGCGGGCGCTGAATGGGCGATGCTGTCGAGCGAGAGCGTCCAGCGCGGCTTCGGGCTGTTCTTCGAGACGCGCGGGCTGCCGGTCGCGCCGCAGATGTTGAAGAGCAATTCAATCGCCATGATTCGTCACGTCGTCTGCGAATCCGACGCGCTGACCATCCTGCCGCAGGAAGTGGTCCAGCCCGAGATCGACGCGGGCGCACTGGTCGCGCTCGATTGCGAGACGCCGGTCGAACGCACGCGGATCGGGCTGATCTTCCGCGACGGCGGGCTGATCACGCCGCAGGCCGAGGTGGTGGTGAAGCGCATCCGCGCGGTGCTGGCCGAACGCGCGCCGGTCGAAGAATTATTGGAGGAAGCAGCGCTGCAATGA
- a CDS encoding nitronate monooxygenase family protein, whose product MRTPICEMLGIDFPLLAFSHCRDVVAAVSRAGGFGVLGATGHTLESLETELAWIDAHVDGKPYGLDVLIPENLATGGAKGLTRASLADKVPAEHRAFVGELAERHHFTMPEERADSDAPAPFDPNLALAMLDVAFRHPIKLIANALGVPPQAMIDLGKRHGVPVAALVGAKEHALRQVAAGVDILVVQGGEAGGHCGEVSTMVLVPEVIRAIGGAVPVLAAGGIMTGAQMAGAMAMGADGVWTGSVWLATPESECSDVFRDKMVAATSRDTVRSKSRTGKPSRQLRSAWTDAWDAPGSPDPLPMPYQSLISEPAIRACDRAAEKGDAAAREMVTYFVGQGVGLIDQVRPAGQVVQDFKLEFAEAMERMIGLVAD is encoded by the coding sequence ATGCGCACCCCGATCTGCGAGATGCTGGGAATCGACTTCCCTTTGCTCGCCTTCAGCCATTGCCGGGACGTTGTTGCGGCGGTCAGCCGTGCGGGCGGGTTCGGGGTGCTCGGCGCGACCGGGCATACGCTCGAAAGCCTGGAGACCGAACTCGCGTGGATCGACGCGCATGTCGATGGGAAGCCTTACGGCCTCGACGTGCTGATCCCCGAAAACCTCGCCACCGGCGGCGCGAAGGGGCTCACGCGCGCGTCGCTCGCCGACAAGGTGCCCGCCGAGCACCGCGCGTTCGTCGGCGAACTGGCCGAACGTCATCACTTCACGATGCCCGAGGAGCGCGCCGATTCGGACGCGCCCGCGCCGTTCGATCCCAATCTCGCGCTCGCGATGCTCGACGTCGCGTTCCGCCATCCGATCAAGCTGATCGCCAACGCGCTCGGCGTGCCGCCGCAGGCGATGATCGACCTTGGGAAGCGTCACGGCGTCCCCGTCGCGGCGCTGGTCGGCGCTAAGGAACACGCGCTCAGGCAGGTTGCGGCGGGGGTCGACATCCTCGTCGTGCAGGGCGGCGAGGCGGGCGGGCATTGCGGCGAGGTGTCGACGATGGTGCTGGTGCCCGAGGTCATTCGCGCGATCGGGGGCGCGGTGCCGGTGCTCGCGGCGGGCGGGATCATGACCGGCGCGCAGATGGCGGGCGCGATGGCGATGGGCGCGGACGGCGTGTGGACGGGATCGGTCTGGCTCGCCACGCCCGAAAGCGAATGCAGCGACGTGTTCCGCGACAAGATGGTCGCCGCGACGAGCCGCGACACCGTGCGATCGAAAAGCCGCACCGGCAAACCCTCGCGCCAACTCCGCTCGGCCTGGACCGACGCGTGGGACGCGCCCGGCTCGCCCGATCCGTTGCCGATGCCGTACCAGAGCCTGATCAGCGAACCCGCGATCCGCGCGTGCGACCGCGCCGCGGAAAAGGGCGACGCCGCGGCGCGCGAAATGGTCACGTATTTCGTCGGACAGGGCGTCGGGCTGATCGATCAGGTCCGGCCAGCGGGGCAGGTGGTGCAGGATTTCAAGCTGGAGTTCGCCGAGGCGATGGAGCGGATGATCGGGCTGGTGGCGGACTAG
- a CDS encoding L,D-transpeptidase family protein, which translates to MPQRSTFAMTLPAIAAALALSPTLAHAEDGGATVFNAAASLTPGRYVWEADAAAGPVAILISIPDQRMYVYRGDALVAASTVSTGKDGNDTPVGIFTILQKKEVHRSNKYDDAPMPYMQRLTWDGVAIHAGRNPGFPASHGCIRVPAAFAKKLFAATEMGATVEVTDLPVVDGMAAPAGQDAQTAAANKAAARELKSFLASAD; encoded by the coding sequence ATGCCGCAACGCTCAACCTTCGCCATGACGTTGCCCGCGATTGCGGCGGCGCTGGCCCTGTCGCCGACGCTCGCACATGCGGAGGATGGTGGCGCGACCGTCTTCAACGCCGCCGCCTCGCTGACGCCGGGGCGTTATGTGTGGGAGGCTGACGCCGCCGCCGGACCGGTCGCGATCCTCATCAGCATCCCAGACCAGCGGATGTACGTCTATCGCGGCGATGCGCTGGTCGCGGCGTCGACCGTATCGACCGGCAAGGACGGCAACGACACGCCTGTCGGCATCTTCACGATATTACAGAAGAAGGAGGTGCACCGTTCGAACAAATACGACGATGCGCCGATGCCCTATATGCAGCGCCTGACATGGGACGGCGTCGCGATCCACGCCGGGCGCAACCCCGGTTTCCCCGCCTCGCATGGCTGCATCCGCGTTCCCGCCGCTTTCGCCAAGAAACTGTTCGCGGCGACCGAAATGGGCGCAACGGTCGAGGTGACCGACCTGCCGGTGGTCGACGGCATGGCGGCCCCGGCCGGTCAGGACGCGCAGACCGCGGCGGCAAACAAGGCCGCCGCGCGGGAGTTGAAGTCGTTTCTGGCCAGCGCCGACTGA
- a CDS encoding murein L,D-transpeptidase catalytic domain family protein — MSISHDTRTRRAIIKTGGLLAGSMILPDALAAAMRDPETRHKPLTAEDLRPVRPAPYPKPYATARTSPRVVRPDLMRRAMAALDAHSHQGIKRDRIVIADFAAPSSQARFHFIDLVSGKSSSMLVSHGSGSDPEHTGWLQRFSNRDGSNATSEGAYRSVDYYVGKHGRSQRLIGLDHTNNNALQRAIVVHAAWYANPEIVRERGVLGRSQGCFAVGERDLDEVFARLGQDRMIYAAKV, encoded by the coding sequence ATGAGCATATCGCACGACACGCGCACCCGGCGCGCTATCATCAAGACCGGGGGGCTGCTGGCGGGATCGATGATTCTGCCCGACGCGCTGGCCGCCGCGATGCGCGACCCCGAGACGAGGCACAAGCCGCTGACCGCGGAGGATCTGCGTCCGGTTCGTCCCGCGCCCTATCCCAAGCCCTATGCGACCGCGCGCACCTCGCCGCGGGTCGTTCGCCCCGATCTCATGCGCCGCGCGATGGCCGCGCTCGACGCGCATTCGCACCAGGGGATCAAGCGCGACCGCATCGTCATCGCCGATTTTGCCGCGCCGTCGTCACAGGCGCGCTTCCATTTCATCGATCTGGTCAGCGGGAAAAGCAGTTCGATGCTCGTGTCGCACGGCAGCGGATCGGACCCCGAACACACTGGCTGGCTGCAGCGTTTCTCGAACCGCGACGGATCGAACGCAACCAGCGAAGGCGCGTATCGTTCGGTCGATTATTATGTCGGCAAGCACGGCCGGTCGCAGCGGTTGATCGGGCTGGACCACACCAACAACAATGCGCTGCAGCGCGCGATCGTCGTCCATGCGGCCTGGTATGCGAACCCCGAGATCGTGCGTGAGCGCGGCGTGCTGGGGCGGAGCCAAGGCTGTTTCGCGGTCGGCGAGCGCGATCTGGACGAGGTCTTCGCCCGGCTCGGACAGGACCGGATGATCTACGCCGCGAAGGTGTAA
- a CDS encoding glycosyltransferase family A protein has product MTKPVISVIMAAYNGAALIRETLASLSAQTFGDFEVIVVDDRSTDDTLAVLAAWPDPRVRVIALAENGGPVRARNRAFAEARGRYIAALDQDDLCRPERFARQVAYLDVHPDCVLIGSATAVLEDVAVGPSAYPVHTTPALLRWLTMIENPLVWSSVMIRAAAARALDPFTRPDILYAEDFDLYHRIAAIGEIARLDDDLLVYRRHAGGASQRYETIMLASATRVLAEAYTPVFADKATDAAACVVHHLMHRQPAADRATLARLGQALVRLQEAHFMGHACDANDVRLIRWETARRWSAVSRASLREGTITLPDALAVRPPHLGLGHAGIDELVWARLIGRARGLRRRYTFAA; this is encoded by the coding sequence ATGACTAAACCGGTGATCAGTGTCATCATGGCGGCCTACAATGGCGCCGCACTGATCCGCGAGACGTTGGCCAGCCTGTCGGCGCAAACGTTCGGCGATTTCGAGGTCATCGTGGTCGATGACCGGTCGACCGACGACACGCTGGCGGTGCTGGCGGCATGGCCCGACCCGCGCGTCCGGGTGATCGCACTGGCCGAGAACGGCGGGCCGGTGCGCGCGCGCAATCGCGCCTTCGCCGAGGCGCGCGGGCGATATATCGCCGCGCTAGACCAGGACGATCTGTGCCGCCCCGAGCGGTTCGCACGGCAGGTCGCCTATCTCGATGTGCATCCTGATTGCGTGCTGATCGGCAGCGCCACCGCGGTGCTGGAGGACGTCGCGGTCGGCCCGTCGGCCTATCCGGTCCACACCACGCCCGCGTTGCTGCGCTGGCTGACGATGATCGAAAACCCGCTCGTCTGGTCGTCGGTGATGATCCGCGCCGCCGCGGCGCGCGCGCTCGATCCGTTCACACGCCCCGACATCCTCTACGCCGAGGATTTCGACCTCTATCACCGCATCGCCGCGATCGGAGAGATCGCCCGGCTCGACGACGATCTTTTGGTCTATCGCCGTCATGCGGGCGGCGCGTCGCAACGCTATGAGACGATCATGCTGGCCAGCGCGACACGCGTGCTGGCAGAGGCCTATACGCCGGTGTTCGCCGACAAGGCCACGGATGCCGCGGCGTGCGTGGTCCACCACCTGATGCACCGCCAGCCCGCCGCCGATCGCGCTACGCTCGCGCGGCTGGGGCAGGCGCTGGTGCGATTGCAGGAGGCGCATTTCATGGGACATGCCTGCGATGCGAACGACGTGCGGCTGATCCGCTGGGAAACCGCGCGGCGCTGGTCGGCGGTGTCGCGCGCATCCTTGCGCGAAGGAACGATCACGCTCCCGGATGCGCTCGCGGTACGCCCGCCGCATCTGGGCCTCGGGCATGCAGGAATCGATGAACTGGTCTGGGCGCGGCTGATCGGTCGCGCGCGCGGCCTCAGGCGACGTTACACCTTCGCGGCGTAG
- a CDS encoding FAD/NAD(P)-binding protein, with protein MAGMERVAETLIVGGGPAGTAVLTAASKNGALERLARGLVIVERDAALGGGRLGRYAITSDSTAQTFLTAVANNPHPELAALADAPAGQAVAAYRDALGVPLATVGPLLRDTGAALHRVAERHGATVLTGHEVQAIRRDGDGLWRARVVDLATGESHQRIARNIVLATGGHQPLDRLVTQRVAGERLIDLAGDRLLQSDQVLTLGGFEQVADLLSAKRAPRIAVIGGSTSALTTVALLLKGNPALPLGAGAITLLHRRPLRPFYYSVEAAHAEGFTDFGADDICPVSGFVYRLAGFRLEARDLVLRMLGIDGRAPDPRVALHRIDGDDASARRIVGEADLVIAALGYRPRALTVERVDGTPLALAADAGKPMVDKHCRVVDAGGAAVPGLYGIGLAAGFVPWGKLGGEASFVGQANGLWLWQNDVGLMIVDQLICERARAAA; from the coding sequence ATGGCGGGAATGGAGCGTGTTGCGGAGACGCTGATCGTCGGCGGCGGCCCAGCGGGCACGGCGGTGCTGACCGCGGCGTCGAAGAACGGGGCGCTTGAAAGGCTCGCGCGAGGTCTGGTGATCGTCGAGCGCGACGCGGCGCTCGGCGGCGGGCGGCTGGGACGCTATGCGATCACATCGGATTCGACTGCGCAGACCTTCCTGACCGCGGTCGCAAACAATCCCCATCCGGAACTCGCCGCGCTGGCCGACGCGCCCGCGGGGCAGGCGGTGGCGGCGTATCGCGATGCGCTCGGCGTACCGCTTGCGACGGTCGGGCCGCTGTTGCGCGATACCGGCGCGGCGCTGCACCGGGTGGCCGAACGCCACGGTGCGACGGTGCTGACGGGGCATGAGGTGCAGGCGATCCGCCGCGACGGCGACGGCCTGTGGCGTGCGCGCGTCGTCGACCTGGCGACCGGCGAGAGCCATCAGCGTATCGCGCGCAACATCGTCCTCGCGACCGGCGGGCACCAGCCGCTCGACCGGCTGGTGACGCAACGCGTCGCGGGCGAGCGGCTGATAGATCTGGCGGGCGATCGCCTGCTGCAATCGGATCAGGTGCTGACGCTCGGTGGATTCGAGCAGGTCGCCGATCTGTTGTCGGCCAAACGCGCGCCGCGGATCGCGGTGATCGGCGGGTCGACCAGCGCGCTGACGACGGTCGCGCTGCTGCTGAAGGGCAACCCCGCCTTGCCGCTTGGCGCGGGCGCGATCACCTTGCTTCACCGTCGTCCGCTCAGGCCGTTCTACTATTCGGTCGAGGCGGCGCACGCCGAGGGGTTCACCGATTTCGGCGCGGACGACATCTGCCCGGTGTCGGGGTTCGTCTATCGCCTCGCAGGTTTCCGGCTCGAGGCGCGCGATCTGGTGCTCAGGATGCTCGGCATCGATGGCCGCGCGCCCGATCCGCGCGTCGCGTTGCACCGGATCGATGGCGACGACGCGAGCGCGCGCCGAATCGTTGGCGAGGCCGATCTGGTGATCGCCGCGCTCGGTTATCGCCCGCGTGCGCTGACGGTGGAGCGGGTCGACGGCACGCCGCTGGCGCTCGCGGCCGACGCGGGCAAGCCGATGGTCGACAAGCATTGCCGCGTGGTCGATGCGGGCGGCGCGGCGGTGCCGGGACTTTACGGCATCGGGCTCGCCGCTGGGTTCGTGCCGTGGGGCAAGCTTGGCGGGGAGGCGAGCTTCGTCGGGCAGGCCAACGGCCTGTGGCTGTGGCAGAACGACGTCGGGCTGATGATCGTCGACCAGTTGATCTGCGAACGCGCGCGCGCCGCCGCATGA
- a CDS encoding chorismate mutase has protein sequence MNILPGPDCTTMAEVRAGVDQVDRELIALLRRRFDYMDAAARIKPMRGAVRDEARKAQVIANARDGANAAGLPADAIAELWDDLVEASIAYELAAFDRR, from the coding sequence ATGAACATCCTTCCCGGACCAGATTGCACCACGATGGCGGAGGTTCGCGCGGGCGTCGACCAGGTCGACCGCGAGCTGATCGCGCTGCTGCGTCGCCGCTTCGACTATATGGACGCCGCTGCGCGGATCAAACCGATGCGCGGCGCGGTGCGTGACGAGGCGCGCAAGGCGCAGGTGATCGCCAACGCCCGCGATGGCGCGAACGCTGCGGGCCTGCCCGCGGATGCGATTGCGGAATTGTGGGACGACCTGGTCGAGGCGTCGATCGCCTATGAACTGGCCGCGTTCGACCGCCGCTAA
- the rpsD gene encoding 30S ribosomal protein S4: MSKRHSAKYKLDRRMGENIWGRPKSPVNKREYGPGQHGQRRKGKVSDFGIQLRAKQKLKGYYGDVTEKQFRACYTEAARMKGDTGQNLIGLLEQRLDMIVYRAKFAPTVWAARQLVSHGHVRVNGVKCNIASRRCFVGDEITLGSKAQEMALVMEAQSLAEREIPDYVAPDGAAKITFVRVPSLDEVPYPVKMEPNLVVEFYSR, from the coding sequence ATGTCGAAGCGCCATAGCGCCAAGTACAAGCTCGACCGCCGGATGGGCGAGAACATCTGGGGTCGTCCGAAGAGCCCGGTCAACAAGCGTGAATATGGCCCCGGCCAGCACGGCCAGCGCCGCAAGGGCAAGGTTTCCGACTTCGGCATTCAGCTGCGCGCCAAGCAGAAGCTGAAGGGCTATTACGGCGACGTGACCGAAAAGCAGTTCCGCGCCTGCTACACCGAGGCCGCCCGGATGAAGGGCGACACCGGCCAGAATCTTATCGGCCTGCTCGAGCAGCGCCTGGACATGATCGTGTACCGCGCGAAGTTCGCGCCGACCGTGTGGGCCGCGCGCCAGCTGGTCAGCCACGGCCACGTCCGCGTCAACGGCGTGAAGTGCAACATCGCCTCGCGCCGCTGCTTCGTCGGCGACGAGATCACGCTGGGATCGAAGGCGCAGGAAATGGCGCTGGTGATGGAAGCGCAGAGCCTGGCCGAGCGCGAAATCCCCGACTACGTCGCCCCCGACGGCGCCGCGAAGATCACCTTCGTCCGTGTGCCTTCGCTCGACGAAGTGCCCTATCCGGTGAAGATGGAACCGAACCTCGTGGTTGAATTTTACTCGCGTTAA